In a genomic window of Pseudoxanthomonas sp. Root65:
- a CDS encoding TonB-dependent receptor, protein MSLIFRATPRASRLSVAVAAVLSLPLAARAADPVVLPDGTRATQLDTVEVKGRQADLEQAAGTGTRLSLSLMETPASVTVIDRDTLDARGVRTTQQALAGIPGLTVASPPGNGNAVTYRGFSGSQITQLFNGIDVQYASIAARPVDAWQYERVEAIGGPSSFLYGAGAVGGTINYVTRLARLDRDEASLQASWGSFRDGTLAMGANLRVGGDDARQALRLDASTRDAESWIDGQEREASTLAASWLAQLAPTLRHTLAVEYQQEDSHRPYWGTPVHQPATGRLAVLPQTIGRNYNVADGYYGQDVLWARSLLEWTPGERDTVRNTVYHYDALRDYRNVESYRLTTGNDGVIRSGTLLQRHDQQLYGNRLEWSHEGALFGLPTQWVTGLDVSYNRQTRFPLSLSATVDTVPLDAVTPGRFVDVPGASIVHTPDRTNRLHTQAVYVENLTELTPTLSLLTGLRRDRIVLDVVNHRAVSTTNPARFDREYVSTTGRVALNWAITPQASVYAQYSTAADPPAGILSTANFATLRDFDLTTGRQGEIGAKFQSEDGRSFATLAAYRIVRRHLAITDPANPGQTLPVGQQSSRGVEAAFGWRPRAAVSVQGNLAWVDATLDDFYENVGGVSVSRAGNRPTNTPLRVGNLWVDYTFTPRWSAGVDLRGVSSRYANAANTLSTAGYATWGAHVDLRWNDATTLTLRGRNLGDRTHAVYALGSTMVYLGDPRSWEVVLRKTF, encoded by the coding sequence ATGTCCCTGATTTTCCGGGCGACGCCGCGTGCGTCGCGCCTGTCCGTGGCCGTTGCCGCGGTCCTGTCCCTTCCTCTCGCCGCCCGCGCCGCCGACCCCGTCGTGCTGCCGGACGGCACCCGCGCCACCCAGCTCGACACGGTCGAAGTGAAAGGCCGTCAGGCCGATCTGGAACAGGCCGCCGGCACCGGCACCCGGCTGTCGCTGAGCCTGATGGAGACGCCGGCTTCGGTCACCGTGATCGACCGCGATACGCTGGACGCGCGTGGCGTACGCACCACGCAGCAGGCACTGGCGGGCATTCCCGGCCTGACGGTCGCGTCGCCGCCCGGCAACGGCAATGCGGTGACGTATCGCGGCTTTTCCGGCAGCCAGATCACCCAGCTGTTCAACGGCATCGACGTGCAGTACGCCAGCATCGCCGCGCGGCCGGTGGATGCGTGGCAGTACGAGCGTGTGGAAGCGATCGGCGGACCGTCGAGTTTCCTTTATGGCGCCGGTGCGGTCGGCGGCACGATCAACTACGTCACCCGGCTGGCGCGGCTGGATCGCGATGAGGCGTCCTTGCAGGCGTCGTGGGGCTCGTTCCGCGACGGCACGCTGGCGATGGGTGCCAATCTGCGCGTCGGGGGCGATGACGCGCGGCAGGCGCTCCGCCTGGACGCGAGCACGCGCGATGCGGAGAGCTGGATCGACGGGCAGGAGCGCGAGGCGTCGACGCTGGCGGCCTCGTGGCTGGCGCAACTGGCGCCCACGCTGCGCCACACGCTGGCCGTCGAGTATCAGCAGGAAGACAGCCACCGTCCGTACTGGGGCACGCCGGTGCACCAGCCGGCCACCGGTCGCCTGGCGGTGCTGCCGCAGACCATCGGCCGCAACTACAACGTCGCCGACGGCTACTACGGACAGGACGTACTGTGGGCGCGATCGCTGCTGGAGTGGACGCCGGGCGAGCGCGACACCGTACGCAACACCGTCTACCACTACGACGCGCTGCGCGATTACCGCAATGTCGAGAGTTATCGCCTGACCACCGGCAATGATGGCGTGATCCGTTCGGGCACGCTGCTGCAGCGTCACGATCAGCAGCTCTACGGCAACCGGCTGGAGTGGAGCCACGAAGGCGCCCTGTTCGGCCTGCCCACGCAATGGGTGACCGGCCTGGACGTCAGCTACAACCGGCAGACCCGCTTCCCGTTGTCGCTCTCCGCGACGGTCGACACGGTGCCGCTGGATGCCGTGACGCCCGGTCGCTTCGTCGACGTCCCGGGAGCCTCGATCGTCCATACGCCGGATCGCACCAACCGGCTGCACACGCAGGCGGTGTACGTGGAGAACCTGACCGAGCTGACGCCGACGCTGTCGTTGCTGACTGGCCTGCGCCGGGATAGGATCGTGCTGGATGTCGTGAATCATCGCGCCGTGTCGACGACCAACCCCGCGCGCTTCGATCGCGAGTACGTGTCGACGACCGGACGCGTCGCATTGAACTGGGCCATCACGCCGCAGGCCAGCGTCTACGCGCAATACAGCACCGCAGCCGATCCGCCGGCCGGCATCCTCAGCACGGCCAACTTCGCCACGCTGCGCGACTTCGACCTGACCACCGGCCGGCAGGGAGAGATCGGCGCGAAGTTCCAGTCGGAGGATGGGCGCAGCTTCGCCACGCTGGCCGCCTACCGAATCGTCCGCCGCCACCTCGCCATCACCGATCCGGCCAATCCCGGCCAGACGCTGCCGGTCGGCCAGCAATCGTCGCGCGGTGTCGAAGCCGCCTTCGGCTGGCGCCCGCGGGCGGCAGTGAGCGTGCAAGGCAACCTGGCCTGGGTCGATGCCACGCTGGACGACTTCTACGAGAACGTCGGTGGCGTATCGGTATCGCGCGCCGGCAACCGGCCGACCAACACGCCATTGCGCGTGGGCAACCTGTGGGTGGACTACACATTCACGCCGCGCTGGTCTGCCGGCGTCGATCTGCGCGGCGTGTCGTCGCGCTACGCCAACGCCGCGAACACGCTGTCCACCGCTGGCTATGCGACGTGGGGGGCGCATGTCGACCTGCGCTGGAACGACGCCACGACGTTGACGCTGCGCGGCCGCAACCTGGGCGACCGCACCCATGCCGTCTACGCACTCGGCAGCACGATGGTCTATCTCGGCGATCCGCGCAGTTGGGAGGTGGTGCTGCGCAAGACGTTCTGA
- a CDS encoding response regulator transcription factor, producing MKGLLVDDDELYARTLQRSLARKGIETEIALDVASALEKAREYRPDFALVDLKLGADSGLTLIEPLRALRADMQILLVTGYASVATAVESIKRGADDYLPKPATVPTILRALGLEVPAAPEDTSATDDTMTPLSRLEWEHIQQALAETEGNISAAARLLGMHRRSLQRKLAKRPGPERRWIDE from the coding sequence ATGAAAGGCCTGCTGGTCGACGACGACGAACTCTACGCGCGCACGCTGCAGCGCAGCCTGGCGCGCAAGGGCATCGAAACCGAAATCGCGCTGGACGTCGCCAGCGCGCTGGAGAAGGCGCGCGAGTACCGGCCCGACTTCGCCCTGGTCGACCTGAAGCTGGGCGCCGACTCCGGCCTCACCCTGATCGAGCCGCTGCGCGCCCTGCGCGCCGACATGCAGATCCTGCTGGTCACCGGCTACGCGAGCGTGGCCACCGCGGTGGAGTCGATCAAGCGCGGCGCCGACGATTACCTGCCCAAGCCGGCGACGGTACCGACCATCCTGCGGGCGCTCGGACTCGAAGTCCCGGCAGCGCCGGAAGACACCAGCGCCACCGACGACACCATGACCCCACTGAGCCGGCTGGAGTGGGAACACATCCAGCAGGCGCTGGCGGAAACCGAAGGCAATATCTCCGCCGCCGCGCGCCTGCTGGGCATGCACCGGCGCTCGCTGCAGCGCAAGCTGGCCAAACGGCCCGGGCCGGAACGGCGCTGGATCGACGAGTAA
- a CDS encoding ATP-binding protein has translation MLTTTPSFLRTLCNLRWVAIVGQAVTVLVALGPLGIALPRWPLWGGIAALALFNVYATWRSHRPGEETPADAFAHMLVDVAVLSWLVAWSGGIGNPFSSMFLLLIAVSALALPLRWVLATGVACLLGYVVTAVFGRPLPHLHGNNFNVHLWGMAVNFVLSAGVVLYFSTRLVAALRLREQELARLRERFARNEGIVALATHAAAVAHELNTPLATMTLLTEDIREHAAEPDIREDAATMRQLIDVCRDRVRALAASADMGVHQRVDLDDVVQRWQLIRPTVDLQRTGALPPWLATDASTGHLLQALLNNAADASRQAGSQRVDLDLRCEGDELVGTVRDYGNGFHEALPFQSEQLFRTSKPEGMGVGLALSHATIERLGGRMTMRAVPPKGVQVQFRLPVAAHDETP, from the coding sequence CTGCTGACCACCACGCCGTCGTTCCTTCGCACGCTGTGCAACCTGCGCTGGGTGGCCATCGTGGGCCAGGCAGTGACGGTGCTGGTGGCGCTGGGACCGCTGGGCATCGCCCTGCCCCGCTGGCCGCTGTGGGGCGGCATCGCCGCGCTGGCGCTGTTCAACGTGTACGCCACCTGGCGCAGCCATCGGCCCGGCGAAGAAACCCCGGCCGACGCCTTCGCCCACATGCTGGTGGACGTGGCCGTGCTGTCCTGGCTGGTCGCGTGGAGCGGCGGCATCGGCAACCCGTTCAGTTCCATGTTCCTGCTGCTGATCGCGGTCTCGGCACTGGCGCTGCCGTTGCGGTGGGTGCTGGCCACGGGCGTGGCCTGCCTGCTCGGCTACGTGGTGACGGCGGTGTTCGGCCGCCCGCTGCCGCATCTGCACGGCAACAACTTCAACGTGCACCTGTGGGGCATGGCGGTGAACTTCGTGCTGTCGGCCGGGGTGGTGCTGTACTTCTCCACGCGGCTGGTGGCCGCGCTGCGGCTGCGCGAACAGGAACTGGCGCGCCTGCGCGAGCGCTTCGCGCGCAACGAGGGCATCGTCGCCCTCGCCACGCACGCCGCCGCCGTGGCGCACGAACTCAACACCCCGCTGGCGACGATGACGCTGCTGACCGAGGACATCCGCGAACACGCCGCCGAGCCCGACATCCGCGAAGATGCGGCCACCATGCGCCAGTTGATCGATGTCTGCCGCGACCGCGTGCGCGCCCTCGCCGCCTCGGCCGACATGGGCGTCCACCAGCGCGTGGATCTGGACGACGTGGTGCAGCGCTGGCAGCTGATCCGCCCGACCGTCGACCTGCAGCGCACCGGCGCGCTGCCGCCCTGGCTGGCGACCGACGCCTCCACCGGCCACCTGCTGCAGGCGCTGCTGAACAACGCCGCCGACGCCAGCCGCCAGGCCGGGTCGCAGCGCGTGGACCTGGACCTGCGCTGCGAGGGCGACGAACTGGTCGGTACCGTGCGCGACTACGGCAACGGCTTCCACGAAGCCCTGCCTTTCCAGTCCGAACAACTCTTCCGCACCAGCAAGCCCGAAGGCATGGGCGTGGGCCTGGCCCTGTCGCATGCCACCATCGAGCGGCTGGGTGGACGCATGACCATGCGCGCCGTGCCACCGAAGGGCGTGCAGGTGCAGTTCCGCCTGCCGGTGGCGGCGCACGACGAAACTCCCTGA
- the ispG gene encoding flavodoxin-dependent (E)-4-hydroxy-3-methylbut-2-enyl-diphosphate synthase, protein MHDAVTRPTPPTDAAPWPRRITQAVQIGNTIVGGGRPVVVQSMTNTDTADIAGSVKQVAELWRAGSEMVRLTVNNPESAAAIPRIRDKLEMMGVSVPLIGDFHYNGHQLLAGEPACAEALAKYRINPGNVGFGKKRDTQFAQLIEFAIRYGKPVRIGANWGSLDQALAAQLMDENHTREVPWDAGRVLREALIRSAVDSGERAVELGLPRDRIVLSAKVSGVQELIAVYRDMASRTDFALHLGLTEAGIGSKGIVASSAALAVLLQEGIGDTIRISLTPEPGQSRTQEVIVAQELLQTTGLRAFTPMVTACPGCGRTTSEFFQELAKVVQEHVRGKMPEWKVTHPGAENMTLAVMGCVVNGPGESRHANIGISLPGTGEAPAAPVFVDGEKKVTLRGENIAHEFVALIDDYVEAKYARAAG, encoded by the coding sequence ATGCACGACGCCGTCACCCGCCCCACGCCCCCCACCGACGCCGCGCCCTGGCCGCGCCGCATCACCCAGGCCGTCCAGATCGGCAACACCATCGTCGGCGGTGGCCGTCCGGTGGTGGTGCAGTCGATGACCAACACCGACACCGCCGACATCGCCGGCAGCGTCAAGCAGGTGGCCGAACTCTGGCGCGCCGGCTCGGAAATGGTCCGCCTGACCGTCAACAATCCCGAGTCCGCGGCCGCCATCCCGCGCATCCGCGACAAGCTGGAGATGATGGGCGTGTCGGTGCCGCTGATCGGCGACTTCCACTACAACGGCCACCAGTTGCTGGCCGGCGAACCGGCCTGTGCCGAGGCGTTGGCCAAGTACCGCATCAACCCGGGCAACGTCGGCTTCGGCAAGAAGCGCGACACCCAGTTCGCCCAGCTGATCGAGTTCGCCATCCGTTACGGCAAGCCGGTGCGCATCGGCGCCAACTGGGGCTCGCTGGACCAGGCGCTGGCCGCGCAGCTGATGGACGAGAACCACACGCGCGAGGTCCCGTGGGACGCCGGCCGTGTGCTGCGCGAGGCGCTGATCCGTTCGGCGGTGGATTCGGGCGAGCGTGCCGTCGAACTCGGACTGCCACGCGACCGCATCGTGCTGTCGGCCAAGGTCAGCGGCGTGCAGGAACTGATCGCGGTCTACCGCGACATGGCCAGCCGCACCGACTTCGCCCTGCACCTGGGCCTGACCGAGGCCGGCATCGGCAGCAAGGGCATCGTGGCGTCGAGCGCCGCGCTGGCGGTGCTGCTGCAGGAAGGCATCGGCGACACCATCCGCATCTCGCTGACGCCGGAACCCGGCCAGTCGCGCACGCAGGAGGTCATCGTCGCGCAGGAACTGCTGCAGACCACCGGCCTGCGCGCGTTCACGCCGATGGTCACCGCGTGCCCGGGTTGTGGCCGCACCACGTCCGAGTTCTTCCAGGAACTGGCCAAGGTGGTGCAGGAACACGTGCGCGGCAAGATGCCCGAGTGGAAGGTCACCCATCCCGGCGCGGAGAACATGACGCTGGCGGTGATGGGCTGCGTGGTCAACGGCCCCGGCGAATCGCGCCACGCCAACATCGGCATCTCGCTGCCGGGCACGGGCGAAGCACCAGCGGCGCCGGTGTTCGTCGACGGCGAGAAGAAAGTCACCCTGCGCGGCGAAAACATCGCGCACGAGTTCGTAGCGCTGATCGACGACTACGTCGAGGCCAAGTACGCGCGTGCTGCCGGTTGA
- a CDS encoding phosphatase PAP2 family protein, with the protein MANGRRFIAGLLRKHGGRFVLLFLCLLAPLWLFVELADEVHELEDFYFDDALLWQAHAMAGPALDRFFIVVSAIGYQWGVVPVDIALTVGLLIAGRWREATFAGVSFAGSALLNMATKQFFQRDRPTLWESIAPEHTFSFPSGHAMGSATLAMVVVLLCWHTRWRWLAVALAAAFALTVGASRVYLGVHYPSDILGGFAAGIAWVSGVYLVLYRIRERPWQVKG; encoded by the coding sequence CTGGCGAACGGCCGGCGCTTCATCGCCGGCCTGTTGCGCAAACATGGCGGACGCTTCGTCCTGCTGTTCCTGTGCCTGCTGGCGCCGCTGTGGCTGTTCGTCGAACTGGCGGACGAAGTCCACGAGCTTGAGGATTTCTACTTCGACGATGCACTGCTCTGGCAGGCCCACGCCATGGCCGGGCCGGCGCTGGACCGGTTCTTCATCGTCGTGTCCGCGATCGGCTATCAGTGGGGCGTGGTGCCGGTCGACATCGCCCTGACGGTGGGCCTGCTGATCGCAGGGCGCTGGCGCGAGGCCACCTTCGCCGGCGTGTCGTTCGCCGGCTCGGCGCTGTTGAACATGGCGACCAAGCAGTTCTTCCAGCGCGACCGGCCCACGTTGTGGGAATCCATCGCGCCCGAGCATACCTTCAGCTTTCCCAGCGGCCACGCGATGGGCTCGGCGACGCTGGCGATGGTGGTGGTGCTGCTGTGCTGGCACACGCGCTGGCGCTGGCTGGCGGTGGCGCTGGCCGCGGCGTTCGCGTTGACGGTCGGCGCGTCGCGCGTCTACCTGGGCGTGCATTACCCGTCCGACATCCTGGGAGGCTTTGCCGCAGGCATCGCGTGGGTCTCGGGCGTGTACCTGGTGCTGTACCGCATCCGGGAACGGCCGTGGCAGGTGAAGGGCTAG
- a CDS encoding pectin acetylesterase-family hydrolase, whose product MVAPVRPTRLPLALAAAALTLVIAAPLKAEEGDYSFWQTLVNLVSPPKADNKVTAAQRTGSYPLLSNPSGFSDGFQPGRYDAWQTIQLAPSTGAVCGDGSPFKFFVNRVADTRNTIIYMEGGGACWDYASCSGQSGIRGARNPNGIPDDYMSLLNPGASLVSPFVTRVSPFESVKTQGWNMVYVPYCTGDIYSGDKVAVYNDPSGQNAPLVWHHNGTRNVRAVVSWLKDNLPRPTQMLSTGCSAGGAGSLTSYHPLRRDLAPTRSFLIDDSGPIFPTPKNGNPVDYPSQPLMALIRSAWGLDQPNGPLPYLASGLPQFDLNELGSLYPALSSKYAGDRLGHTHFWKDLNYSSYSYERFYPDIANAPDQATKEARIHARWNTDTARLRDRLNGLNNVGGYFPQYRALNESHCTTIVDFKNADVQAQNLELKHFIDSVLDGQGKVLDASEQDDRADKAKPFNLLYWLVDQLLG is encoded by the coding sequence ATGGTTGCACCCGTACGACCCACCCGCCTGCCGCTCGCCCTCGCCGCTGCGGCACTCACGCTTGTCATCGCCGCACCGCTGAAGGCCGAAGAAGGCGACTACAGTTTCTGGCAGACGCTGGTGAACCTGGTCTCGCCGCCGAAGGCCGACAACAAGGTCACCGCTGCGCAGCGCACCGGCAGTTACCCGCTGCTGTCGAATCCGTCCGGCTTCAGCGACGGCTTCCAGCCCGGTCGCTACGACGCGTGGCAGACCATCCAGTTGGCGCCTTCGACCGGCGCGGTGTGCGGCGACGGCTCGCCGTTCAAGTTCTTCGTCAATCGCGTGGCCGATACGCGCAACACCATCATCTACATGGAAGGCGGTGGCGCCTGCTGGGACTACGCCAGCTGCAGCGGCCAGAGCGGCATCCGCGGCGCGCGCAATCCCAACGGCATTCCCGACGACTACATGAGCCTGCTGAACCCGGGCGCCAGCCTGGTCAGTCCGTTCGTCACCCGCGTCAGCCCGTTCGAGTCGGTCAAGACCCAGGGCTGGAACATGGTCTACGTTCCCTACTGCACCGGCGACATCTACAGCGGCGACAAGGTCGCGGTGTACAACGACCCGAGCGGCCAGAACGCGCCGCTTGTCTGGCACCACAACGGCACGCGCAACGTGCGCGCGGTGGTGAGCTGGCTGAAGGACAACCTGCCGCGGCCCACGCAGATGCTGTCCACCGGCTGCAGCGCCGGCGGCGCCGGCAGCCTGACCAGTTACCACCCGCTGCGGCGCGACCTGGCGCCCACGCGCAGCTTCCTGATCGACGACTCCGGCCCGATCTTCCCCACGCCGAAGAACGGCAACCCGGTCGACTATCCATCGCAGCCGCTGATGGCGCTGATCCGCAGCGCCTGGGGCCTGGACCAGCCGAACGGTCCGCTGCCCTATCTCGCCAGCGGCCTGCCGCAGTTCGACCTCAACGAACTCGGCAGCCTGTACCCCGCGCTGTCCAGCAAGTACGCCGGCGACCGCCTGGGCCACACGCACTTCTGGAAGGACCTCAACTATTCCTCGTACTCGTACGAGCGCTTCTACCCCGACATCGCCAACGCACCGGACCAGGCGACCAAGGAAGCCCGCATCCATGCCCGCTGGAACACCGACACCGCGCGCCTGCGCGACCGCCTGAACGGCTTGAACAATGTCGGCGGTTACTTCCCGCAGTACCGCGCGCTCAACGAGAGCCACTGCACCACCATCGTCGACTTCAAGAACGCCGACGTGCAGGCGCAGAACCTGGAGCTGAAGCACTTCATCGACAGCGTGCTCGATGGCCAGGGCAAGGTCCTAGACGCCAGCGAGCAGGACGACCGGGCCGACAAGGCCAAGCCGTTCAACCTGCTGTACTGGCTGGTGGACCAGCTGCTGGGGTGA
- a CDS encoding DedA family protein/thiosulfate sulfurtransferase GlpE, giving the protein MQDVVDQYGVLIVFANVLALSLGLPVPAMPTLILVGAGLAMQPETMWLPLLGVLAVSVAASLIGDSVWFYAGRRYGNRTMQSLCRLSLSRDTCMKRTERFYGRFGIRVLSVAKFIPGLSMVSVPLAGAMQARLPSFLRYDGLGAALWAMVGLGLGVVFSRQVETVLDTLSQLGTGAGGVIAIVLAAYVGWRWWRRRTLLASLESARIEPAELEGLLQAGRSPVLFDIRAPGFRDLDPYVIPGAVFADEAELGGILATYPRDGKVVIYCACPDEVSAAWMAARLREAGFADVLPLRGGIDAWRSAGYGVERIVG; this is encoded by the coding sequence ATGCAGGACGTGGTGGACCAATACGGTGTGCTGATCGTCTTCGCCAACGTGCTGGCGTTGTCGCTGGGCCTGCCGGTGCCGGCGATGCCCACGCTGATCCTGGTCGGTGCCGGGCTGGCCATGCAGCCGGAGACGATGTGGCTGCCGCTGCTCGGCGTGCTGGCGGTGTCTGTGGCCGCCAGTCTGATCGGCGACAGCGTGTGGTTCTACGCCGGCCGCCGCTACGGCAATCGCACGATGCAGTCGCTGTGCCGGCTGTCGCTCTCGCGCGACACCTGCATGAAGCGCACGGAGCGCTTCTATGGCCGGTTCGGCATCCGCGTGCTGTCGGTGGCGAAGTTCATTCCCGGCCTGTCGATGGTGTCGGTGCCGCTGGCCGGCGCCATGCAGGCGCGCCTGCCGTCGTTCCTCCGCTACGACGGACTGGGAGCGGCGTTGTGGGCCATGGTGGGCCTGGGCCTGGGCGTGGTGTTTTCGAGGCAGGTGGAAACCGTCCTCGACACGCTGTCGCAGCTCGGTACCGGTGCGGGCGGGGTGATCGCGATCGTGCTGGCGGCCTACGTGGGCTGGCGCTGGTGGCGGCGGCGCACGTTGCTCGCCTCGCTGGAATCGGCGCGGATCGAACCGGCGGAACTGGAGGGCCTGCTGCAGGCCGGACGGTCGCCGGTGCTGTTCGACATCCGCGCACCGGGCTTCCGCGACCTGGATCCCTACGTGATTCCCGGCGCCGTGTTCGCCGATGAAGCCGAACTGGGCGGCATCCTGGCGACGTACCCGCGCGACGGCAAGGTCGTCATCTACTGCGCGTGCCCCGATGAAGTGTCGGCCGCGTGGATGGCGGCGCGGCTGCGCGAGGCGGGTTTCGCCGACGTGCTGCCGCTGCGGGGCGGCATCGATGCCTGGCGCAGCGCCGGCTACGGGGTGGAGCGCATCGTCGGGTGA
- a CDS encoding GGDEF domain-containing protein has translation MVVIHGEGLGRRADIDSARVRVGRSQEADLHIPHNSVSRLHCEIWRDGDSYRVRDLGATNATRVNDAPVGEAALVDGDHITLGECILKFISHSSVEAHYHEEIYQLATHDALTEMYNRRHFIETVEKEIARAMRHQRELTMCIIDVDLFKPINDRYGHISGDHVLKQIAALVRRHVRNDDAAARIGGEEFAVLLPECGPAAAYGFAERLREAVEAVVFRPGGEAQHITVSIGIAALTPERDTVSRMMAAADAALYRAKSEGRNRVCIEH, from the coding sequence GTGGTAGTGATCCATGGCGAAGGCCTGGGCCGGCGCGCCGACATCGACAGCGCCCGCGTGCGCGTGGGCCGTTCGCAGGAAGCCGACCTGCATATCCCGCACAACAGCGTCTCGCGCCTGCATTGCGAGATCTGGCGCGACGGCGACAGCTACCGCGTGCGCGACCTGGGCGCCACCAACGCCACCCGCGTCAACGATGCGCCGGTCGGCGAAGCCGCGCTCGTCGATGGCGACCACATCACGCTCGGCGAGTGCATCCTGAAGTTCATCAGCCACAGCAGCGTGGAAGCGCACTACCACGAGGAGATCTACCAGCTCGCCACCCACGATGCGCTGACCGAGATGTACAACCGGCGGCATTTCATCGAAACGGTGGAGAAGGAGATCGCCCGCGCCATGCGGCACCAGCGCGAACTGACCATGTGCATCATCGACGTGGACCTGTTCAAGCCGATCAACGACCGCTACGGCCACATTTCCGGCGACCACGTGCTGAAGCAGATCGCCGCACTGGTGCGCCGGCACGTGCGCAACGACGATGCGGCCGCGCGGATCGGCGGCGAGGAGTTCGCCGTGCTGCTGCCCGAGTGCGGGCCGGCGGCCGCCTACGGCTTCGCCGAGCGCCTGCGCGAAGCGGTGGAAGCGGTGGTGTTCCGGCCCGGCGGCGAAGCGCAGCACATCACGGTGAGCATCGGCATTGCCGCGTTGACGCCCGAGCGCGACACGGTCAGCCGCATGATGGCCGCCGCCGACGCGGCGCTGTACCGCGCCAAGAGCGAAGGCCGCAACCGGGTGTGCATCGAGCACTGA